A single genomic interval of Halichondria panicea chromosome 2, odHalPani1.1, whole genome shotgun sequence harbors:
- the LOC135332296 gene encoding beta-TrCP-like, translating to MALSSEGNALQFNLDLEELKRESVEMMVGRDGDEDSSQFSMSPREQHDQETEMCLRMFETWAQTRQTEFVEQVIARMSFNQHEHLYTILMPMLQRDFITVLPSKGLHHIAYKILSYLDAKSLCRAELVCTEWFRVVEDGLLWKKIIEMKVATDTVYKGLSERRGWSKYLFRHVPQSEGLAHQYYRKLYPAIIKDIERMVANWKNGHHSLTRIECHSENSKGVYCLQYDDKKIVSGLRDNTIKVWNRHTLECIRILQGHTGSVLCLQYDEDVVVTGSSDSTIRVWDVASGTMLNTLVHHCEAVLHLRFCNKTMVTCSKDRTIAVWDMRSTKDIVLRRVLVGHRAAVNVVDFDDRYIVSASGDRTIKVWRTSTSEFVRTLHGHRRGIACLQYRGNHVVSGSSDNTIRIWDIELGACLRLLEGHDDLVRCIRFDDKRIVSGAYDGAIKVWDFQAALDPRTPADAICLRTLVQEHTGRVFRLQFDDFQIVSSSHDDTILIWDFLDPEGPPAPMETDQSDSSTRTVS from the exons aTGGCGTTATCATCTGAAGGCAACGCACTTCAGTTCAACCTGGACCTTGAGGAGCTCAAGCGAGAGAGCGTGGAGATGATGGTGGGACGTGATGGGGACGAGGACTCTTCACAGTTCTCCATGTCACCACGGGAACAACACGACCAAGAGACGGAGATGTGTCTACGGATGTTTGAGACGTGGGCCCAAACACGACAGACAGAGTTTGTGGAGCAAGTGATTGCACGCATGAGCTTCAACCAACACGAGCATCTGTACACCATTCTAATGCCCATGCTCCAACGTGACTTCATCACCGTCCTGCCTA GCAAGGGCCTTCACCACATAGCCTACAAGATCCTATCCTATCTCGATGCCAAGTCTCTGTGTAGAGCTGAGCTGGTGTGCACTGAATGGTTTCGTGTTGTCGAGGACGGACTGCTGTGGAAGAAAATTATCGAGATGAAGGTTGCCACAGATACCGTATACAAGGGTCTATCTGAGCGCAGGGGGTGGTCCAAGTACTTGTTTCGTCATGTACCCCAATCAGAGGGGTTGGCCCACCAGTACTACCGCAAGCTATACCCTGCCATTATCAAGGACATAGAG AGGATGGTGGCTAACTGGAAGAATGGACACCATTCTCTCACCCGGATTGAGTGTCACAGTGAGAACAGCAAGGGAGTCTATTGTCTGCAGTACGATGACAAGAAGATCGTGAGTGGGCTCAGAGACAACACCATCAAG GTGTGGAACAGGCATACTCTGGAGTGTATTCGTATCCTTCAAGGCCACACTGGCTCTGTACTCTGTCTCCAGTATGATGAGGACGTTGTTGTCACGGGGTCCAGTGATTCAACCATACG tgtgtgggaTGTGGCCAGTGGTACAATGCTCAACACTCTGGTCCATCATTGCGAGGCTGTGCTCCATCTGAGGTTCTGCAACAAGACAATGGTCACCTGCTCAAAG GATCGTACCATTGCCGTGTGGGACATGCGCAGTACCAAGGACATTGTTCTGAGGAGAGTTCTCGTGGGGCACAGGGCAGCAGTCAATGTGGTGGACTTTGATGACCGATATATTGTGTCTGCCTCTGGAGACAGAACCATCAAG GTTTGGCGGACGTCTACTAGTGAGTTTGTGCGGACTCTTCATGGACACAGAAGAGGGATAGCTTGTCTACAGTACCGTGGCAACCACGTAGTGAGTGGGTCATCCGACAATACCATCAGGATATGGGACATTGAGTTGGGGGCGTGTCTGCGGCTGTTAGAGGGCCACGACGACTTGGTCAGGTGCATACGCTTCGATGACAAGAGGATTGTCAGTGGAGCTTATGACGG TGCCATCAAGGTGTGGGACTTCCAGGCTGCACTGGACCCACGCACTCCTGCAGACGCCATCTGTCTCAGAACACTCGTG cAAGAGCACACTGGTCGAGTGTTCAGACTTCAGTTTGATGACTTCCAAATAGTGAGCAGCTCTCATGACGATACCATTCTTATCTGGGACTTCCTGGACCCGGAAGGTCCACCTGCCCCCATGGaaactgaccaatcagatagCAGTACGAGAACAGTGTCGTAg
- the LOC135332315 gene encoding protein PBDC1-like: MASLEEQLSALGVEGVQPVGGMLSGAKAEDFENNPVLEQMWAMQAFKYAETHFTLIQSRDAKEFQLTRVDDELYEAVRERFKELKVDVIDVESIKSPAGKEVWRQFCNDFREKVHDFNFATLLRIDSSKEYDEANTVIVPRAQFLAIEVVRNRQGLNSMHSKKTTS; this comes from the exons ATGGCTAGTTTGGAAGAGCAGTTGTCTGCTTTG GGGGTGGAGGGGGTCCAACCCGTGGGGGGTATGTTGTCTGGTGCCAAGGCTGAGGACTTTGAAAACAAT CCCGTGCTGGAGCAGATGTGGGCCATGCAAGCATTCAAGTATGCTGAGACACACTTCACT CTCATCCAGAGCAGGGATGCCAAGGAGTTCCAACTGACCAG GGTGGACGATGAGCTGTACGAGGCAGTCCGGGAGAGGTTTAAGGAGCTCAAG GTGGACGTGATTGACGTGGAGAGTATCAAGTCACCAGCTGGGAAGGAG GTATGGCGACAGTTCTGTAATGACTTCAGGGAGAAGGTGCATGACTTCAACTTTGCCACCCTCCTAAG AATTGACTCATCTAAAGAATACGATGAAGCCAACACTGTCATTG TTCCACGTGCCCAGTTCCTTGCTATTGAAGTGGTCAGAAACAGACAAGGGCTTAACTCTATGCACTCTAAAAAGACTACTAGCTAA
- the LOC135332309 gene encoding uncharacterized protein LOC135332309 isoform X1 encodes MEFKTLTLILLFLCAGKGLGQTNTSNSTTGAPTTQVPTTTIPSTTETTTTVPTTIEPAATEPPATTGPATNVTELATNVTELATTGPATTVPEPPATTGPATTVNVTELATIVTELATTGPTTTVTELATTVTELATTVTELATTVTELATTGPATTVTELATTGPATTVTELATTGPATTEPAGGSGRPSQEFVVAMSIIGTFLVVFLLLICGLSLILYIICKRRVSRLKDEVVWVDTEHCEQSCNVVLTDVKETPATPTSPVKEGKNESDAALTACTFGFEGEIVKSEEMSMSKFNEEV; translated from the exons ATGGAGTTTAAGACGCTGACACTAATTCTGTTGTTCCTGTGTGCAGGGAAAGGGCTCGGGCAAACTAATACTAGTAATA GTACCACTGGTGCTCCAACTACACAAGTACCAACAACTACAATACCGTCAACCACCGAGACAACTACCACTGTGCCAACTACCATCGAGCCAGCTGCCACTGAGCCGCCAGCAACCACTGGACCAGCTACCAATGTTACTGAGCTAGCTACCAATGTTACTGAGCTAGCAACCACTGGACCAGCTACCACTGTTCCTGAGCCGCCAGCAACCACTGGACCAGCTACCACTGTTAACGTTACTGagctagctaccattgttACTGAGCTAGCAACCACTGGACCAACTACCACTGTTACTGAGCTAGCTACCACTGTTACTGAGCTAGCTACCACTGTTACTGAGCTAGCTACCACTGTTACTGAGCTAGCTACCACTGGACCAGCTACCACTGTTACTGAGCTAGCAACCACTGGACCAGCTACCACTGTTACTGAGCTAGCAACCACTGGACCAGCTACCACTGAGCCAGCTGGAGGATCTGGGCGTCCTTCGCAAGAGTTTGTGGTGGCCATGAGCATCATCGGTACCTTCCTTGTCGTCTTCCTTCTCCTTATTTGCGGCCTCAGCCTGATCCTCTACATAATCTGTAAAA GGCGTGTGTCTCGTCTCAAGGATGAGGTTGTGTGGGTGGACACTGAACATTGTGAGCAGTCCTGTAATGTTGTGCTCACTGATGTCAAAGAAACAccagccacacccacatcacCAGTGAAGGAAGGAAAGAACGAGAGCGACGCTGCACTCACTGCCTGCACATTTGGCTTTGAAGGGGAGATCGTAAAGAGTGAGGAGATGAGCATG AGCAAATTCAACGAAGAAGTTTGA
- the LOC135332297 gene encoding BTB/POZ domain-containing protein KCTD9-like isoform X1, whose translation MASPPVRLNVFRSSDEIVKRCGKVMVAGPTLEATLKLVSDKYGEKVLELQTVRGSTIDDLTVLRDWDYVIAMIKGTESEEPHSSPHTPLELDSVSISSAPSSNPPTPDLNRDRGEANARVREPTDFSLRRTTLLSTPEAPSRNDWVRLNVGGKIFATTRATLTSDSNSMLARMFESSGWLSATDSTGAYLIDRSPDYFEPLLNFLRHGKLLLNEGINPQGVLEEAKFFGISKATERLEGMVATEELSISGHFTRKEFLRMLSITSSSTILRCQGINMEGVDLSNLDLRNINFKCATLRGCNLSNSDLTNCVFERADLTKATLDNAVIQCVHMPRVNLEGATLKGCSMDERLNKCTNLEGANLKGINCDNSQMNGVNFRLASLKGASLRSCNLRHAIMAGTDLENSDLTGCDLQYANLRGSNLAGAVLEDITAPLHMSQTVNVTTVHTNLSNGGVIVNQAAVLAGAPLNPSQAQEQVLLRTNSAQ comes from the exons ATGGCAAGTCCTCCAGTAAGGCTAAACGTCTTCAGAAGTTCAGATGAGATAGTCAAGAGGTGTGGAAAG GTGATGGTTGCTGGGCCCACTCTAGAGGCCACCCTCAAACTGGTCAGTGACAAGTATGGAGAGAAAGTGTTGGAGCTGCAGACAGTACGAGGGAGCACCATTGATGACCTCACTGTATTGAG GGATTGGGATTACGTGATTGCTATGATTAAAG GCACAGAATCAGAGGAGCCTCACTCATCACCACACACCCCATTGGAGCTGGACTCTGTCTCTATCAGCTCTGCCCCCTCCAGCAACCCCCCAACACCAGACCTCAATAGGGACAGGGGAGAGGCCAATGCTAGAGTTAGAGAACCGACTGATTTCTCTCTTCGAAGGACCACCTTATTGTCCACACCTGAAGCACCTTCTCGTAATGACTGGGTCAGACTGAATGTCGGTGGCAAGATCTTTGCTACCACGAG GGCCACACTAACATCCGATTCTAACTCAATGCTAGCAAGAATGTTTGAGTCATCAG GTTGGTTGAGTGCGACCGACTCCACTGGAGCTTACCTTATTGATAGATCACCTGACTATTTTGAGCCACTGCTCAACTTTCTTAGACACGGAAAACTCCTTCTGAACGAAGGAATCAACCCACAGG GGGTTCTTGAAGAGGCAAAGTTCTTTGGCATATCTAAAGCGACTGAACGTTTGGAGGGGATGGTGGCCACTGAAGAGCTCTCTATAAGCGGCCACTTCACTCGCAAGGAGTTCCTTCGAATGCTCTCCATTACCTCTTCCTCAACTATTCTACGGTGTCAG GGCATCAACATGGAGGGGGTGGATCTTTCGAACCTTGACCTGCGGAACATCAACTTCAAGTGTGCCACTCTGCGTGGCTGCAACCTCTCCAATAGTGACCTCACTAACTGTGTTTTTGAAAGAGCTGATCTCACAAAGGCTACCCTCGAT AATGCAGTGATCCAATGTGTGCACATGCCGAGGGTGAATCTCGAGGGGGCCACTCTCAAGGGCTGCAGTATGGACGAGAGACTCAACAAGTGCACCAACCTCGAAG GAGCCAATCTGAAAGGTATAAATTGTGACAACAGTCAAATGAATGGAGTCAATTTTCGTCTGGCCAGTCTGAAAGGAGCTTCACTTCGTTCCTGTAACCTGAGACACGCTATCATGGCAGGCACTGACTTAGAG aacagtgATTTGACTGGTTGCGATCTTCAGTATGCCAATCTAAGAGGGTCCAATCTAGCAGGTGCCGTGCTGGAGGATATCACTGCTCCTCTACACATGTCGCAAACTGTCAATGTTACAACTGTGCACACTAATCTTAGCAATGGAGGGGTCATTGTAAATCAAGCAGCTGTGTTAGCAGGGGCCCCCTTAAACCCATCACAAGCACAAGAACAAGTCTTACTTAGAACGAACAGTGCACAataa
- the LOC135332297 gene encoding BTB/POZ domain-containing protein KCTD9-like isoform X2: protein MASPPVRLNVFRSSDEIVKRCGKVMVAGPTLEATLKLVSDKYGEKVLELQTVRGSTIDDLTVLRDWDYVIAMIKGTESEEPHSSPHTPLELDSVSISSAPSSNPPTPDLNRDRGEANARVREPTDFSLRRTTLLSTPEAPSRNDWVRLNVGGKIFATTRATLTSDSNSMLARMFESSGWLSATDSTGAYLIDRSPDYFEPLLNFLRHGKLLLNEGINPQGVLEEAKFFGISKATERLEGMVATEELSISGHFTRKEFLRMLSITSSSTILRCQGINMEGVDLSNLDLRNINFKCATLRGCNLSNSDLTNCVFERADLTKATLDNAVIQCVHMPRVNLEGATLKGCSMDERLNKCTNLEGANLKGINCDNSQMNGVNFRLASLKGASLRSCNLRHAIMAGTDLEDCDLEGSDLQHANLRGANIEGTNFQDVAV from the exons ATGGCAAGTCCTCCAGTAAGGCTAAACGTCTTCAGAAGTTCAGATGAGATAGTCAAGAGGTGTGGAAAG GTGATGGTTGCTGGGCCCACTCTAGAGGCCACCCTCAAACTGGTCAGTGACAAGTATGGAGAGAAAGTGTTGGAGCTGCAGACAGTACGAGGGAGCACCATTGATGACCTCACTGTATTGAG GGATTGGGATTACGTGATTGCTATGATTAAAG GCACAGAATCAGAGGAGCCTCACTCATCACCACACACCCCATTGGAGCTGGACTCTGTCTCTATCAGCTCTGCCCCCTCCAGCAACCCCCCAACACCAGACCTCAATAGGGACAGGGGAGAGGCCAATGCTAGAGTTAGAGAACCGACTGATTTCTCTCTTCGAAGGACCACCTTATTGTCCACACCTGAAGCACCTTCTCGTAATGACTGGGTCAGACTGAATGTCGGTGGCAAGATCTTTGCTACCACGAG GGCCACACTAACATCCGATTCTAACTCAATGCTAGCAAGAATGTTTGAGTCATCAG GTTGGTTGAGTGCGACCGACTCCACTGGAGCTTACCTTATTGATAGATCACCTGACTATTTTGAGCCACTGCTCAACTTTCTTAGACACGGAAAACTCCTTCTGAACGAAGGAATCAACCCACAGG GGGTTCTTGAAGAGGCAAAGTTCTTTGGCATATCTAAAGCGACTGAACGTTTGGAGGGGATGGTGGCCACTGAAGAGCTCTCTATAAGCGGCCACTTCACTCGCAAGGAGTTCCTTCGAATGCTCTCCATTACCTCTTCCTCAACTATTCTACGGTGTCAG GGCATCAACATGGAGGGGGTGGATCTTTCGAACCTTGACCTGCGGAACATCAACTTCAAGTGTGCCACTCTGCGTGGCTGCAACCTCTCCAATAGTGACCTCACTAACTGTGTTTTTGAAAGAGCTGATCTCACAAAGGCTACCCTCGAT AATGCAGTGATCCAATGTGTGCACATGCCGAGGGTGAATCTCGAGGGGGCCACTCTCAAGGGCTGCAGTATGGACGAGAGACTCAACAAGTGCACCAACCTCGAAG GAGCCAATCTGAAAGGTATAAATTGTGACAACAGTCAAATGAATGGAGTCAATTTTCGTCTGGCCAGTCTGAAAGGAGCTTCACTTCGTTCCTGTAACCTGAGACACGCTATCATGGCAGGCACTGACTTAGAG GACTGTGACTTGGAGGGCAGTGACTTGCAGCATGCTAACCTGAGAGGAGCCAATATAGAGGGCACCAATTTCCAAGATGTGGCAGTGTAA
- the LOC135332309 gene encoding salivary glue protein Sgs-3-like isoform X3, whose protein sequence is MEFKTLTLILLFLCAGKGLGQTNTSNSTTGAPTTQVPTTTIPSTTETTTTVPTTIEPAATEPPATTGPATNVTELATNVTELATTGPATTVPEPPATTGPATTVNVTELATIVTELATTGPTTTVTELATTVTELATTVTATTVTELATTGPATTVTELATTGPATTEPAGGSGRPSQEFVVAMSIIGTFLVVFLLLICGLSLILYIICKRRVSRLKDEVVWVDTEHCEQSCNVVLTDVKETPATPTSPVKEGKNESDAALTACTFGFEGEIVKSEEMSMSKFNEEV, encoded by the exons ATGGAGTTTAAGACGCTGACACTAATTCTGTTGTTCCTGTGTGCAGGGAAAGGGCTCGGGCAAACTAATACTAGTAATA GTACCACTGGTGCTCCAACTACACAAGTACCAACAACTACAATACCGTCAACCACCGAGACAACTACCACTGTGCCAACTACCATCGAGCCAGCTGCCACTGAGCCGCCAGCAACCACTGGACCAGCTACCAATGTTACTGAGCTAGCTACCAATGTTACTGAGCTAGCAACCACTGGACCAGCTACCACTGTTCCTGAGCCGCCAGCAACCACTGGACCAGCTACCACTGTTAACGTTACTGagctagctaccattgttACTGAGCTAGCAACCACTGGACCAACTACCACTGTTACTGAGCTAGCTACCACTGTTACTGAGCTAGCTACCACTGTTA CAGCTACCACTGTTACTGAGCTAGCAACCACTGGACCAGCTACCACTGTTACTGAGCTAGCAACCACTGGACCAGCTACCACTGAGCCAGCTGGAGGATCTGGGCGTCCTTCGCAAGAGTTTGTGGTGGCCATGAGCATCATCGGTACCTTCCTTGTCGTCTTCCTTCTCCTTATTTGCGGCCTCAGCCTGATCCTCTACATAATCTGTAAAA GGCGTGTGTCTCGTCTCAAGGATGAGGTTGTGTGGGTGGACACTGAACATTGTGAGCAGTCCTGTAATGTTGTGCTCACTGATGTCAAAGAAACAccagccacacccacatcacCAGTGAAGGAAGGAAAGAACGAGAGCGACGCTGCACTCACTGCCTGCACATTTGGCTTTGAAGGGGAGATCGTAAAGAGTGAGGAGATGAGCATG AGCAAATTCAACGAAGAAGTTTGA
- the LOC135332306 gene encoding E3 ubiquitin-protein transferase MAEA-like, with the protein MATSTKDEIKTLEYSTLKVPYELLNKKFRSVQKILDREITVTTSDCSTLLSQPTVTGQEVDALLLGVSGKLVSLKRKAEEAVKEEVECVQACKTRLEHLKAYASGDQSDVAKSVWAKSREDRILVDHLLRQGHYSAALRLAQSSGTEHLVDTEIFLVCQSVEEGLKRRDTGPCLDYCHEHRSKLRRIKSQLEFQVRLQDFIELVRSEKRVEAIKYARKHFGSAGNEQFLREIQMAMGLLAFSPATKCKRYQKLFSMSRWSELIVLFRQENFNLFQLSPHSILTSVLQAGLSALKTPQCYKTEEFNSQCPVCSKSFNELAKSLPFAHCSQSYLTCNLSGQPMNEHNPPLMLPNGYVYGEKALKDMGLQNDGEVTCPRTKKTFKFSDAKKVYVM; encoded by the exons ATGGCCACTTCCACAAAGGATGAAATAAAAACTCTGGAATACTCAACCCTCAAA gTCCCCTATGAACTCCTAAACAAGAAGTTTCGCTCAGTCCAGAAGATCCTAGACCGTGAGATCACCGTCACCACCTCTGACTGCTCCACCCTCCTGAGTCAACCAACAGTTACAGGACAAGAAGTGGACGCTCTGTTGTTGGGCGTGAGTGGTAAACTGGTCTCCCTCAAGAGGAAGGCAGAGGAGGCAGTAAAGGAGGAGGTTGAGTGTGTGCAGGCATGCAAGACACGTCTGGAACATCTCAAGGCCTATGCTTCAG GTGATCAGAGTGACGTTGCTAAGAGTGTGTGGGCGAAGAGTCGTGAGGACCGCATCTTAGTGGACCACCTCCTGAGACAGGGACACTACTCAGCTGCTCTTAGGCTGGCTCAGAGCTCTGGTACTGAG CATCTGGTGGACACTGAGATCTTCCTAGTGTGTCAGAGTGTAGAGGAGGGGCTAAAGAGACGGGACACTG GACCATGCTTGGATTACTGTCACGAGCATCGCTCAAAGCTGCGACGAATCAAGAGTCAGTTGGAATTTCAAGTTCGACTTCAGGACTTTATTGAATTAGTGAGAAGCGAGAAACGAGTAGAAGCCATCAA ATATGCAAGGAAACATTTtggcagtgcaggcaatgaacaGTTTCTGAGGGAGATACAGATGGCCATGGGACTCTTGGCTTTCTCACCAGCTACCAAGTGCAAACGCTATCAG AAACTGTTCTCCATGTCTCGTTGGAGTGAACTGATTGTTTTGTTCCGTCAAGAGAACTTCAACCTCTTTCAACTGAGTCCCCACTCTATTCTTACCAGTGTCCTGCAGGCTGGCCTCTCAGCACTCAAGACACC ACAATGCTACAAGACAGAAGAGTTCAACTCTCAGTGTCCAGTCTGTTCCAAGTCCTTCAATGAGTTGGCCAAGTCCCTGCCCTTTGCCCACTGCTCCCAGTCCTACCTCACCTGTAACCTGTCAGGCCAGCCCATGAATGAGCACAACCCTCCACTCATGCTGCCCAATGGATACGTCTATGGAGAAAAG GCTTTGAAGGACATGGGTCTACAGAATGACGGAGAGGTCACTTGCCCACGCACCAAGAAGACTTTCAAGTTCTCAGATGCCAAGAAAGTGTATGTCATGTAG
- the LOC135332287 gene encoding uncharacterized protein LOC135332287 — translation MKLSQPVSLSISLLLHLLFGFAEAKTIGPCVSNVQGSRCSQPGAHWQYDGVCIKEPSKSPACHVPDTTSFKFKLVADIQQKDAESIKTLWVCGSGPSLSWDKPKPMKKSARSISTWIIEISYASDSNALLCLNSSYCSLNQQALELRVYRDEFTNDDMKGPNIYIPLPVSNSMSGAIGFVPPRVYIHPWFDGTSVRSEVVQLSFNSYIFRADETVSITSTILYPPSFDYNVIRKYPLIVMFGTNESSHIAPSLEHMYVHEASIKEAVVVSIHYLDKAPFCRLNPFNNIMSLTEGNTIWNCRVRGKRCTLCQNCWDPLRPTKCSPKEFIAQANICLAKYACSGSASDILDFIEDTLILELQKRTQNRLQLDFPKQRMSVIGFSGAGLLACFAALSRPMYYVNAACLSAPFQWPLGHDTKIANRNNEGIGRLIQNLTNTLASEPASRGLYMSQKYYIDNGELDNFYLPLMDAHDYTQWVLQLLTKTLQLTPENILYFNVPKAGNSYHHHKDGGTEVFNRIRQPLTFFLKAEGGPNKKYARVSKLEDTSFAERQSEIGITEQDLDKIVLGQKINKSEVRVIEGQCSFIRKQKPTTSVPISAFLVSIFVSMVVSVGLTAGLMYMKDANRRAQEKDKEELNKLEDDSDLEGSVGLEGSEKDVKL, via the exons ATGAAACTCAGTCAACCAGTCTCCCTCTCGATATCATTGCTACTACATCTACTGTTTGGATTTGCTGAAGCCAAAACAATTGGTCCTTGTGTTTCGAATGTCCAAGGTAGTCGATGCTCTCAACCTGGTGCTCACTGGCAGTATGATGGTGTTTGTATTAAAGAGCCTTCAAAGTCTCCGGCTTGTCACGTTCCTGATACAACCTCCTTCAAATTCAAATTGGTGGCCGATATACAGCAGAAAGATGCAGAGTCAATCAAGACCCTCTGGGTGTGCGGATCTGGACCTAGCCTTAGTTGGGACAAGCCTAAACCAATGAAGAAGTCTGCACGGAGTATCAGCACTTGGATAATAGAGATATCTTATGCCTCTGATTCTAACGCTCTACTCTGTTTGAACAGCTCCTATTGCAGCCTGAATCAGCAAGCTCTGGAGCTGCGTGTGTACAGAGATGAGTTTACCAATGATGATATGAAAGGACCTAACATTTATATCCCTCTTCCTGTTTCAAACTCAATGAGTGGAGCCATTGGCTTTGTACCGCCTCGAGTTTATATACACCCTTGGTTTGATGGTACTAGTGTGAGAAGTGAAGTTGTTCAACTATCCTTCAATTCTTATATTTTTAGAGCAGATGAAACGGTTTCTATCACATCTACGATTCTTTATCCACCAAGTTTTGATTACAACGTTATTAGAAAGTACCCGTTGATTGTAATGTTTGGAACCAATGAGTCATCTCATATTGCACCTTCACTGGAgcacatgtacgtgcatgaaGCTAGCATTAAGGAAGCTGTGGTTGTCTCCATACATTACCTTGACAAGGCCCCTTTCTGTAGACTCAATCCATTCAACAACATAATGAGTTTGACTGAAGGTAATACGATTTGGAACTGTAGGGTAAGAGGCAAAAGGTGTACTTTGTGTCAGAACTGTTGGGACCCCCTAAGACCCACCAAGTGTTCTCCTAAAGAGTTCATAGCCCAAGCAAACATTTGTCTGGCtaaatatgcatgcagtggatCTGCTAGTGACATTCTTGACTTTATAGAAGACACGCTCATACTTGAATTGCAGAAACGAACACAAAATCGATTACAACTGGATTTCCCCAAACAGCGAATGTCAGTAATTGGATTCAGTGGTGCTGGTCTGTTGGCGTGTTTTGCAGCACTCTCGCGACCCATGTATTATGTTAATGCTGCCTGTCTTTCAGCTCCATTTCAATGGCCACTGGGACATGACACCAAGATAGCTAATCGAAACAATGAAGGAATTGGAAGACTTATACAAAACTTGACTAATACCCTAGCCTCTGAACCAGCCAGCAGAGGATTGTACATGTCTCAGAAGTACTATATTGACAACGGTGAATTAGACAATTTCTACCTCCCCCTGATGGATGCACACGACTACACACAGTGGGTGTTACAACTTCTCACCAAAACACTTCAACTAACCCCTGAAAACATTCTCTACTTCAATGTACCTAAAGCGGGGAACAGCTACCATCACCATAAAGATGGAGGGACTGAAGTTTTCAATAGGATCAGACAACCACTAACATTTTTTCTCAAAGCAGAAGGTGGCCCAAATAAAAAATATGCAAGAGTTTCAAAACTGGAGGATACGTCTTTTGCAGAGAGACAGAGTGAGATTGGTATAACTGAACAAGACTTGGACAAGATAGTATTGGGtcaaaaaataaataaatcAGAAGTACGTGTAATCGAAGGACAATGCTCGTTTATCAGAAAACAGAAACCGACGACAAGTGTGCCCATTTCAGCATTTTTAGTGTCTATAT TTGTGAGCATGGTTGTGTCGGTGGGTCTGACTGCTGGGCTCATGTACATGAAAGACGCCAACCGAAGAGCACAGGAGAAAGATAAGGAAGAGCTGAACAAGTTGGAAGACGACTCAGATCTAGAGGGAAGTGTTGGCTTAGAGGGAAGTGAGAAAGACGTGAAGCTGTGA
- the LOC135332309 gene encoding uncharacterized protein LOC135332309 isoform X2 — protein sequence MEFKTLTLILLFLCAGKGLGQTNTSNSTTGAPTTQVPTTTIPSTTETTTTVPTTIEPAATEPPATTGPATNVTELATNVTELATTGPATTVPEPPATTGPATTVNVTELATIVTELATTGPTTTVTELATTVTELATTVTELATTVTELATTGPATTVTELATTGPATTVTELATTGPATTEPAGGSGRPSQEFVVAMSIIGTFLVVFLLLICGLSLILYIIWRVSRLKDEVVWVDTEHCEQSCNVVLTDVKETPATPTSPVKEGKNESDAALTACTFGFEGEIVKSEEMSMSKFNEEV from the exons ATGGAGTTTAAGACGCTGACACTAATTCTGTTGTTCCTGTGTGCAGGGAAAGGGCTCGGGCAAACTAATACTAGTAATA GTACCACTGGTGCTCCAACTACACAAGTACCAACAACTACAATACCGTCAACCACCGAGACAACTACCACTGTGCCAACTACCATCGAGCCAGCTGCCACTGAGCCGCCAGCAACCACTGGACCAGCTACCAATGTTACTGAGCTAGCTACCAATGTTACTGAGCTAGCAACCACTGGACCAGCTACCACTGTTCCTGAGCCGCCAGCAACCACTGGACCAGCTACCACTGTTAACGTTACTGagctagctaccattgttACTGAGCTAGCAACCACTGGACCAACTACCACTGTTACTGAGCTAGCTACCACTGTTACTGAGCTAGCTACCACTGTTACTGAGCTAGCTACCACTGTTACTGAGCTAGCTACCACTGGACCAGCTACCACTGTTACTGAGCTAGCAACCACTGGACCAGCTACCACTGTTACTGAGCTAGCAACCACTGGACCAGCTACCACTGAGCCAGCTGGAGGATCTGGGCGTCCTTCGCAAGAGTTTGTGGTGGCCATGAGCATCATCGGTACCTTCCTTGTCGTCTTCCTTCTCCTTATTTGCGGCCTCAGCCTGATCCTCTACATAATCT GGCGTGTGTCTCGTCTCAAGGATGAGGTTGTGTGGGTGGACACTGAACATTGTGAGCAGTCCTGTAATGTTGTGCTCACTGATGTCAAAGAAACAccagccacacccacatcacCAGTGAAGGAAGGAAAGAACGAGAGCGACGCTGCACTCACTGCCTGCACATTTGGCTTTGAAGGGGAGATCGTAAAGAGTGAGGAGATGAGCATG AGCAAATTCAACGAAGAAGTTTGA